From the Lathyrus oleraceus cultivar Zhongwan6 chromosome 4, CAAS_Psat_ZW6_1.0, whole genome shotgun sequence genome, one window contains:
- the LOC127136743 gene encoding uncharacterized protein LOC127136743, with product MRNNQKLLMDQLEQNQAAMREDMTTVEAQMGQLVEALHALARGQEEMRQANLRASTANPAIVTIPVNPPGGAGTPIVAQPPPVRGPADSVYEAFGPSSVDLERRFQMMEERFKAMQGPDTFGLDAADMCLVPDVKIPPKFKVPSFEKYQGITCPKTHIRAFCRNMGAHSSDEKLLMHFFQDSLSGASLEWYMQLKRTHIRTWRELAEAFLKHYQYNSDMAPNRTQLQSLSQKPDESFKEYAQRWRDLAARVQPPLLERELINMFVDTLQGSYSEKMIGSTTSGFSDLVIVGERIENGLKIGKIQDTTAAASGAKKPHSGFSKKKEGETNAIT from the exons ATGCGCAATAATCAGAAATTGCTCATGGATCAGTTGGAGCAAAATCAGGCTGCTATGAGGGAGGATATGACCACTGTAGAGGCTCAGATGGGTCAGCTCGTTGAAGCCCTACATGCTCTGGCTAGGGGACAAGAGGAAATGCGTCAGGCTAATCTGAGAGCCTCTACTGCCAACCCTGCTATTGTGACAATACCGGTGAATCCACCAGGAGGAGCTGGTACGCCTATTGTAGCTCAGCCACCTCCCGTAAGAGGTCCA GCTGACTCGGTTTATGAAGCTTTTGGTCCTTCTTCTGTTGACCTCGAAAGGAGATTTCAAATGATGGAGGAGAGATTCAAGGCGATGCAAGGTCCTGATACCTTTGGGTTGGATGCTGCTGACATGTGCTTAGTGCCAGACGTGAAAATTCCTCCCAAGTTCAAAGTCCCGAGCTTTGAAAAGTATCAAGGGATCACTTGTCCAAAGACCCACATCCGAGCTTTCTGCAGAAACATGGGCGCTCATTCTAGTGACGAGAAACTCTTAATGCactttttccaggacagtctTAGTGGAGCttccctggaatggtatatgcaACTCAAGCGCACGCATATACGAACCTGGAGGGAACTAGCTGAAGCCTTCTTGAAGCATTATCAGTATAACTCAGACATGGCTCCCAATCGTACTCAGCTCCAAAGCCTTTCTCAGAAGCCGGATGAAtcgttcaaagagtacgctcaacgatggagagacttggctgCCAGGGTTCAACCCCCTCTTCTCGAAAGAGAGCTGATAAACATGTTCGTGGATACCCTTCAAGGGTCGTATTCTGAAAAAATGATTGGGAGTACCACCTCGGGATTCTCAGACTTGGTCATTGTTGGTGAGCGAATCGAGAACGGCTTGAAGATCGGTAAAATACAAGACACAACAGCTGCGGCTAGTGGAGCAAAGAAGCCTCATTCCGGATTCTCAAAAAAGAAggaaggagagaccaatgctaTCACTTAA